The Apium graveolens cultivar Ventura chromosome 3, ASM990537v1, whole genome shotgun sequence sequence GTATACACGTGCAAATGTTTCTTCTGCTATTGCTGTGATGTAGCTGAAGTATCTAATATCATCTTGCTTTACATCTAATTGTTTGAGATGCTTAGATGAAAAGGTGCCAACTGAATTGAAGAAAGCCATTATGCATGCTCGGAACGAGAAGAAACTCACCCAGGCTCAACTTGCTCAGGTATTTCCCCTTTCACTCTTCagaataattatttaataatgatATGGTTGCTACTCAGCCCAAGCAGTGCTTACTTTCTAGTATGTAAACAAGTTTTCTCACTTTTGTACAAAAGGAAAGTTAACCTAAAAGTTTACTCTTCATGTGCAATGCAGATGATTAATGAGAAACCCCAAGTTATACAGGAGTATGAATCTGGAAAAGCCATACCAAACCAGCAGATAATCACCAAGCTGGAGAGGGCTCTTGGTGCAAAACTGCGAGGAAAGAAGTAATTCAGACGTGTTAAGTTAGAATGGATTGCCTTTGTGGCAACTCCAAATCCTCTGGTGTCTTAAGAAGTGGCGGAATGTACAAACTTATCGTTTCCCTAGTTTTTAAGTACTCTGTGTTCGGTGAAGTTGGTGGGTAATAGTTATGTTGAATGTGGTTTCACTTGTGAGAAGTGAATCTAGTTTCACCTATGAAAAATTCGGAACTTGTTTATTCGGAGAATTTATGCACCTTATGATCTGTTTCATATGTTTTTGTTGGTGGTTTGTTGTAAGTATAATGTATTGTCAGCTTATCCCTGAGGGTTTTGCCCCACTTGATTACTTAATGGGATATTTGAAACTTATGGTGATTTTCCTAGTGCTGAAGAGCCTAGCGACATTTGACAGGTAAGAAGAATATAGTAAACTGCGCGGTGAtctattatatttttatgatAGAAAATTTTGTGACAggaaaattaataaatataactCCTGAAAAAAGTAATTGTATTGTTTGTGTCGTAGAAAGTAGATAAGCTCTTTGGAGGTGTCAACTAGAAACCAAAGCTGCATGGATGAGTTGAGCTCCTTCCAAGTTTGCAAGTCCAAATAAATTGGCTTTACAGAAAGTCTACAAACTCATAGTTTCCGACTTTGGGTGACATTCACATGGATGAGTCAATGGTTTGAGTCTTAAATTCAGCTTTAGTTGGCGAGTTCTTTTACCATTCTAGATAATATCCATTATGTTAATCTGATTTGATAGAAAAGCACTTTTAATAGATTTTAAAACGCGTATATCATTCAGCAGTTTCCACCAACTTGTTTACTGCTACGGCCTCTACAGTCTACTCTCACAAACACTACACCAATTCGTTAGAAAACATCCTTATGGTTCTCATTTCAAGGACATATACTAATTTAATATGCGATCAAAGATTTAGTAGATCTGTTCCGCCCAAAATGGGAATGGGCTAGGGTTATGAACTAATAATCTATGATCTGATGATCGAATCGATTAACTTCACAACTTCACATATCGAGAGGCGCTAACTATATTCGCTACAATCTACATTCACACAGCATTACCACAGTATAACATATATACATTTCACGGACCAAAacaatacaacccaaaagtaCCAAGTTCCTCTAAAAACATAGACTAAAGTGTTTCTGCAACAACAAAAGCTTGTCATAATTAGCATAGCCATCAACTACATACAAGAGGAATAAATTATTCGCATGCCAACTTTGTACCGAAACTGGTTAGGCAAATGGCAAATGCTTGAAACGCTGATAATGGCTGCCTGTAATCCATCGTAAAGGTATCATCACCTACTTTTCCAAATTGAAGGAGAACAGTTTCCTCATCACCTTTTCCTCCTGGCTGGCTTTGATCTAATGTTGCAACTAGTTGAAAGTTCTTTACTGATGCAACTGTCACCCGACCATGGAAATTTAAACACCAGCATTGCAAGTGCTCATGCCACCTTGGAGCTTTATTCCTTAAAGCTGTTTGTCCAACAGCAACAGAATCTGGCATCTTTATTCTATAATCATCCTCGGGTCTCTGAGCCGCAGTTCCATCTGACGATGGGCATGTGAGTGAACATATCATCCTCCTAGGACCTCTTGATTTCAATAAATTAAACTTGTACGAGATCTGTCCGACCTCAAAGTTCCCTGCAGGAACTTGGGGACTTATTTGCTTGCTTGCAAAACGACGGCCACCTCTACTGCTTGATGGCTTTGCACCAATGTGCGGAGGCTTGCTATCATAGAGAGTGAAATTGGTTCCAAGAAAATCCGAACTACATCGAAGTAATAATTTAAACATCAGCCTCACTGGGCGATCAAATTCTTGGTGGGAATCAACTTTATAAAGATAATTTTTACAATGATGATACATTTCCTTGTATATACTAGCAGTACTACTATCATCATTAGAACATCTAAGATCAGTATGCTAAATCAAAATCTAGTTTAAACCATATCACAACTCTATTCTTCCCAGATTCCATAACACCATATATGCATATATCAATACTGTATATATCTTAGGCTTGAATGCTGAACATAACACTGTTATGAGCATCAATGTTCCAATCTCACGAAGGAAATAGAAgaaagaaaaattaaaaattaatagaTAAAGGAAGGATATGTCCAAGTGAATCTATCGTATCACTGTAGTCGCATGCTACACTTTACACATTATTCTAACTAATTTCTATCACTAGTATAAGAAGTATACCACTGTTGTTGCTGACTTTCCACACAGTAGCACAAAAAAATGTTTTAAATAGTATGAAAATGCCTCCCTGGAGTAGTCACATCAATTAAGATAGTTTTAATTTTTCAAGGTCTCCCTGGAATTTTATAATTTTAGCCCAAATGTACTAGCTATTGTTTATGCTGACCTAGTAAAGGTGATAAAATGAAATTAAAACTGAACTACAATACATTCTTTTTGTTACAATTTGTAAACTTGAGGTCTAGAACAAATGGATCACacactttaaaataattttgacgTGTGATTCAGAGCATAACAGAGCACTACAGCAGTCCATAGACATAAATTCCTAAACTCGGGACACTAGGCAGAACATCTCTACACCAAAATGTAATAACACCTCTGAAACTAAATCACAAATATTGCATCAGTAGTAGACCATGATAGAGCGCCATAAAACATGTGAAAAAAATCATAGATAAAATGCAACAGCTTTCAATTTCCATTGGTAGCAAAAGGCCTCACCTTAATTTACCAACGTATGCGTTGCTTCCTTGGGATAGGTCATCAGCATCAAGAGATATAATGTACTCTGTGTTAGCTCCGTGCCTGTACCTACGCGCTGCCAATAGAAACTTTCCCTTATCCGTAAATGCTGCAAAATGAAACATCAGCAAAACCTTTGGTTACACTCGGTTAATTTATATGTACAACTAAAGGCAGTTGTCTGTTTCAAGCAAAAATTGTCATAACGGCCACAAGGCAGATACTTGAACAAACAGAAAATCATCTTCATTGCCATAGTGTGCAATGGCAAGTAAAAGGAAGATTCAAACATTTAAACAAACATAGGAGCAGCTGGAAGATTCAGAAAAACTTACAAGGGGTAAGGGCGAGTGAAAGGTAGAATATCCCATTTTTCTTGTTTCTTTTTATAAGACACTGCAAAGGAAGTTCCCGGGGAGCAGGCTGCAATGGAGAGTAACAATCAATCAAATAAACATAGTTACTCCATCAAAAAGTATAAATAGACTAATAACTACAAGTTATATTAGGTCAGATCCAGACAACAAAACAATTGTGCTATACTGCTTGGCTGAGAAATTTAAGCCTAACTCATGTAAACTCTAAAGATCTATAATGTTAACTCCTCGGCTATCATATTCACAATGTTTTCTTCCTGGTGTCCGATTTCACATTTTTATTACAAATTCTACAGTAAGACATATACTAAACAACTAAAAAATGAGTCTGTGAATACTGAATACATCCTCCAAGCTAAAACAATTCGAATCTATAAACACAACATTAAGTTAATACGCAACAAAATATAACATATGTTAACCCTAAACTATTAGTACACTTTCCGAAAACAAGTATCTATACATTTGAAGAAACTAAGGTATACTAAATTGTTGCTCAATTTCACATACTCTGCTACCATAATATACACTGAAACTATAACATAACCAATTCAACATTCTATATACACAGATTCATCAATTCAAAAGCTAAATTTTCAATTAACTTAAAATTCAGATCTAAAATGAGATAATTGATAAATCTaacaaattaataaataaataaattaatttaataccTGTTTGAGACAAGAAGGGAAAGTGATCTTTCCACTTTGCAACGGCGTCGTAACAATCTCCTTAGTAACATCTCTCCACCTCTTGCAAACGCAGCCACAAACGACGACGTTTCGTCGTTGCGGCCAGCGATCTTCGCTATCTTCTAATCTTCGAATAATCTCTCCCAGCAGCTCCGGCAACATTGTCGACCACGAAACTCCATTCGACGCCGCAAGATCTAAGCTTTCCGACGAATCGCCGCCGGTCCGGCGATCCTCGTCACGGCGATCGTTCGTACTGTGCACCGGCTGCGAGAATCTGAAATCTCGCAGCGATTTCGAGATCGTGAAACGCCGCGAAAGAAACGATTTTTTCGACGACGAGGACGATGACATCGACATGACGtatgttttgttttgtttgttgTAGAGAGAGAGAATGAGTGTGTGAAGAAACTGAATTGTAGAGAGAGAAAGGGTGTGGAAATTTAATTTATACGAGTTATTGTGAGTTTAAAGTATAGTTTATTTATTGAAAAATGAGAGATAAGGAAGAAGTAGTCAGTTAGAAGGAGATGTATTGTATGTATACATACACGCACACACTGTGTATGTATGTATTGATGGGTTTGTTGGTGGAGGGGTAGAATTGTAAATCGAGACGGAAATGGATAGAATTGTCTCAAGTTGACTGGTCTTAAACAGTGGGTGTGCACTTGTTATTGCGTTTTTTTTAACATTTTGTCCACGGTTCGTCCTGCAACTATGTGATTAAGCGCACTTAAGCGATATATCTTAATTTACAAGACAAAAATATTTGTTTAATTAATggttttattttaatataattgaACATTTAGTCCTTAACTCTTCATAGCGGATCTAGGCAGGCAGAGACATAACAGGAATATTGCGGGAAAAATCAAATACTTTCATAAGAAAAAGGTGTGATGTGATGtcatattattattaataaatataatattaaattgttggagtataattttttttgacacttatatattaaaaatatctaaataaatattaaaaagaTTAATTTTGAATATGACCAGCCCTGCAGGCTACAAAATCAAGTCACAAGTCTCGAACAGCATTAAATACTACTACTAACCTAAATAAGTCGAAGTCAGTCAAGTGACATATTCCATTTTTTTAGTCTTTTTATTGGTGATTTATAGTAATATTTTTGTGATTCATTAGCATTGAAAGGAAAAGTCATTAAACAAGATTATTCATTGCAGGCGTACAAATATATCTTTATTTGAAGTACAAGAAAAAATGTTTTTCTCTATAGAAAAAATCTTTATGTTTTTTTTGACAATATAACTAATGGTCTTATCACGAAATATAACTTATAATCTTACCGTGAAATTATAAATGAGTATCTGCTTGAAAGAATTTTCAGCCTAAATCACTTGCCTATTTAATGGTGctcaaatatatattttttaattataaaaaagaaTTATATATTTGGTTTTGTAAACTTATTAACTTGATCAGCCAAAATATCATAGGTTGCAGGCATGgagtaatatttattttaaaattggtGTTTTCCATGTTTTTTTCAATTAAATTTGTGAAAAACTCATGTTCTAGATCACCGATGCGCATTTTATTATTTTGTCGTAGAAAGAGTAACATGTTAATTTCACCTATTTTGATTTATAATAATTGAAACTGAAATGTAGTTGCTGGCTTGTCCATGTTCTTTTCTGCTCTTAGCTTAAACGTGCGGACGACCATGAATTACATTAGTTTCACACACTCTCTTATTATGTATCCAGAAACTCCCTGATTTCTTTTGCTAAATATGTCAtttcaaattgtatttttgacaTTAATCTTGATTAGTATACTTTTATGCAGctaaaattttgattattacacAAGTGCGCTACATGTCTGCTTTCAACACATCTCTGTATTGTTAAGCCCTCTGACTTCTCACGCGCATATCAATAGAtagatatattatttatttcaaataatataaaaaatataaataaaatttctCAAATTTGAAACTAAGCTCTTTTCTCCGCAATACAAATCAATACCAAGCTTGAAGAAGACTTTGAGGGATTATTCCACACACAACCACACATATTGGGAAACATGAAACTCAAATCATGTTATGTTCAAACATTAAGTGGACATGTTCAATAGTCTGTTGTTTGAACAGCTAGTAAAAACTTATCTCAGCACAACCTACAGCTATCTCCACCAAGATATCCAAACCAAAATTTAAATGAAACTAAATCTATGTTGCAAGTGTATCTAATATTCGCAAAACAAGACAGCTTACAAGATAAAAACAAAGACGGTGGAACAACCGGAAGTATCAACCACCAAGCGATTTAAGTGGGGTGCTAAAACAAGCTGTAAGAGTCTGAACTGTTGTGGCATGGGGTCAGCACTTGTGACTCACAACTCACAAGTGCCTGACTAAGCAAACCTGGTACAAAGCTTTCTATCACATGTTCAATTGCTCTAGTTTTGTGTCATAACTCTTGACAAACAACCAACTGTATCATTGCTCTAGTCTTGTCGTTTTAACAAGTAAAAACCAACCACCACTTTATTTACTCCTAACAAAAATTGCAAAACCAGCCAATTCGCTGACTACAAGGGAACCTAGCAACAAACGAAACATAATTACCAAGAAGATTTAGTGGTAAGGCAAATAATACAAGTACCACAGTGTTCTATTGTATTCCTTTCACTCCTCGGGCATAAGAAGAGTCTCGATACTCAATTGTTTGTACATACGAGATCAACTATAAGGATCGCATAACTGACAGCCAAAACTGAATTTTAGTACGCAATACAGAAATGTAATCAGAAAGGTAGCAATGTAGCAATAAAGTGAAAACTGCTGGCTTAATTATTTCTATACCAGCCTGTGGGTTTTAACTTTTGAAGTGATTTTTTCTAAACTGGAGAAGTACTCGTTGATACTCTTGACAGGGGACATACACGTAGAAGTTTGAACAATGTCGCTCAAACAAGCATGTATAAGTTCCATTGCATTGTTAGAATAACACAAACACAAACGGGGCAGTAAAACAGTGCAAGGaattaaacaaaaatatttttatattatttatgcaTGAGATTGTGGAGTAAAACACAAAAACGAAAGGTAAGTGTCATATGCAtttcattaattttatattattaggatttggaattataattaaaaaataaagaGACAAATTCTGGAGCCATTTCGAATAGGATCTCTATAATTTGAAGTCTTGTCATTTTCAGGACTTCAGAATCTTTAGACTGTTCTTTAGATTAGTTTATGATTAAATGTTAAAAAGTAGCAGTGCAGTGTTTAGCAGCTTGATTGTAACTGGCTTTTGTTTAGGCAATTTCTGTCCATAATTGTTTTAAGATAACTGAAATTTGTTTGAGTAACCAAGTGTATCCCTATTGCGAGCCCTAAAAGACCCTGTTTCAAATTAGCATTTGAAAGGAGTGAGGGGCAATGAAACTAATATCTCCTAGTAAAGTTGTGAGACTGAGAGGTAGACTAAAGAAGTTACTTACAATAGATAAATTGAATACTAATTTATCGACAATAGATGCATTACCGATTTCAAAATTTGAGAGGGGGCACTAAAGTTCCAAGTTACCTTCATGTTATACCACAGTCATTGCCAAAAACCGGTGCTTATAGACTCATAAATTAAACCATGGGATTTCTAGAGCGGCATAACTTTATTTTTGGGACACGAGAATGTAAGAAACCATTCTTCAAGGCTTGAGTACACAGTTCTACATGTACCAGCAGTATGTGGAATAAATCATAAATGTCACACAGAATAGGTGACTGAACATAACATTCTAATCTATATTTTGGGCAACAAAGAACAAACCAAGTCCCTCCAATGATCTCCTAATTCAAGATAATATACAAAAGCCTATATACAGCCACACAGTTACACTCTAACTAAATCCGTATCAATTATAGATAATATATAATTTTCTTGTTCAACAAAGTCTAATCCATTACTCGTTAATTTAATCACTACTGAAACGACTACATAACATTAAAATGAAATCCATCAAAACTCAATCCCAATTCcgataaatcaaaattcagtcAAACATTTATCGCAATCACAACAAAACAAACAACGAGCATCGAAAAAGGTTCTTACAAAACCCTGCACAGGGGCATACATATAAATTTATTCAACAGCATTTTGGACAGGCTTTTCGAGCTTCTGTTGTTTGAGAAGAGACTTCTGTTCCAGCTCTCTCCACTTATTAATAACAGCCGTACATAAAACTGTA is a genomic window containing:
- the LOC141711664 gene encoding tubby-like F-box protein 7; its protein translation is MSMSSSSSSKKSFLSRRFTISKSLRDFRFSQPVHSTNDRRDEDRRTGGDSSESLDLAASNGVSWSTMLPELLGEIIRRLEDSEDRWPQRRNVVVCGCVCKRWRDVTKEIVTTPLQSGKITFPSCLKQPAPRELPLQCLIKRNKKNGIFYLSLALTPSFTDKGKFLLAARRYRHGANTEYIISLDADDLSQGSNAYVGKLSSDFLGTNFTLYDSKPPHIGAKPSSSRGGRRFASKQISPQVPAGNFEVGQISYKFNLLKSRGPRRMICSLTCPSSDGTAAQRPEDDYRIKMPDSVAVGQTALRNKAPRWHEHLQCWCLNFHGRVTVASVKNFQLVATLDQSQPGGKGDEETVLLQFGKVGDDTFTMDYRQPLSAFQAFAICLTSFGTKLACE